Proteins encoded by one window of Puntigrus tetrazona isolate hp1 chromosome 25, ASM1883169v1, whole genome shotgun sequence:
- the slc25a22a gene encoding mitochondrial glutamate carrier 1, with product MADKQISLPAKLINGGVAGLIGVTCVFPIDLAKTRLQNQQNGSRLYTSMSDCLIKTIRSEGYFGMYRGAAVNLTLVTPEKAIKLAANDFFRFHLSKDGQKLTLLREMLAGCGAGTCQVIVTTPMEMLKIQLQDAGRIAAQRKLMPQTVTPGGPVEVSPTAMQLTRQLLKEKGIAGLYKGLGATLLRDVPFSIIYFPLFANLNNLGKRGADGPAPFYVSFVSGCVAGSTAAVAVNPVDVIKTRLQSLTRGSEEDTYSGVTDCIRKILRNEGPGAFLKGAYCRALVIAPLFGIAQVVYFLGVGEFILSYLPKRND from the exons ATGGCTGACAAACAGATCAG TTTGCCTGCCAAGCTAATAAACGGCGGAGTGGCGGGACTGATCGGTGTTACCTGCGTGTTTCCCATCGATCTGGCCAAAACCCGCCTTCAGAACCAGCAGAATGGATCGCGCCTCTATACCAGCAT GTCAGACTGCCTTATTAAGACCATCCGGTCAGAAGGATACTTCGGCATGTACAGAG gtgCGGCAGTGAACTTGACTCTCGTCACTCCTGAAAAAGCCATCAAGCTGGCGGCAAATGATTTCTTCAGATTTCACCTCTCTAAGGACGG GCAGAAACTCACTCTACTGCGAGAGATGCTGGCCGGCTGCGGGGCGGGAACGTGTCAG GTCATCGTTACCACACCAATGGAGATGCTGAAGATTCAGCTTCAAGACGCCGGAAGAATCG CGGCCCAGAGGAAGCTCATGCCTCAGACCGTGACCCCCGGGGGCCCTGTGGAGGTTTCCCCCACAGCTATGCAACTCACCAGACAGTTACTGAAGGAAAAGGGCATCGCGGGTCTGTACAAGGGCCTGGGAGCCACGCTGCTCAG GGATGTCCcgttttctattatttatttccctCTGTTTGCTAATCTGAACAATCTGGGGAAGAGAGGAGCCGACGGCCCCGCTCCCTTCTACGTGTCCTTCGTTTCGGGCTGCGTTGCGGGCAGCACAGCCGCCGTCGCCGTCAACCCTGTAGATG tgataAAGACCAGGCTACAGTCACTGACACGAGGGAGTGAAGAAGACACTTACAGCGGGGTGACCGACTGCATCag GAAAATTTTACGCAACGAAGGTCCCGGTGCGTTCCTGAAGGGGGCGTACTGCCGAGCTCTCGTCATCGCGCCGCTCTTCGGCATCGCTCAGGTGGTTTACTTCCTCGGCGTGGGCGAATTCATCTTGAGCTACCTGCCCAAACGAAACGACTAA